A window of Bacillus solimangrovi contains these coding sequences:
- the sspL gene encoding small, acid-soluble spore protein L encodes MSHRKNKNRGAQDRGINPQGQAEDAEFSANPKSELENKAKKSNTKI; translated from the coding sequence ATGTCACATAGAAAAAACAAAAACCGTGGTGCTCAGGATCGTGGTATAAATCCACAAGGACAAGCTGAAGATGCTGAATTCTCAGCAAATCCTAAAAGCGAGTTAGAAAATAAAGCGAAGAAAAGTAATACAAAGATTTAA
- a CDS encoding S1 family peptidase: MNDEKQRAIDRHIEDIKKYETELFSETEEIENSFENGYRIPSKTNEKPSSSSKLIISLIALFLFFSTAGTLLNFFNIPAFEFVPKSDQLSQKTLIQTSKEAVVLVNSENRKGTGFNISNDGLIVTNYHIVKESRESVIRFPDGKSFRGTTQETLPEKDIAILSIETQSPLPFLNVEWEKHWEADNSVYIIGNPLSYSHIASEGTVIGLSNNTSLDIPTLSIQTKIYSGNSGSPVINSDGKVIAVIYARSLDSEQPTAFAVPTYEFHDQVSGLLKKK; the protein is encoded by the coding sequence ATGAACGATGAAAAACAAAGAGCAATAGATCGACATATAGAAGACATAAAAAAATATGAAACCGAATTGTTTTCAGAAACAGAAGAAATAGAGAATTCATTTGAGAACGGGTATAGAATACCATCAAAGACAAATGAAAAACCTTCAAGTTCTTCTAAACTAATTATAAGTTTAATTGCACTTTTCTTATTTTTTAGTACTGCTGGTACGTTACTTAATTTCTTTAATATCCCTGCCTTTGAATTTGTACCTAAGTCAGATCAGCTTTCTCAGAAAACATTGATTCAAACATCTAAGGAAGCAGTTGTCCTCGTCAATTCAGAAAATCGTAAAGGTACTGGTTTTAACATTTCTAATGATGGTTTAATTGTAACAAACTACCATATCGTGAAGGAATCTAGGGAAAGCGTCATTCGATTTCCAGATGGAAAATCTTTTCGAGGTACAACTCAAGAAACACTACCAGAAAAAGACATTGCTATCCTATCAATAGAAACTCAAAGTCCCTTACCATTTCTTAATGTCGAGTGGGAAAAACATTGGGAGGCTGATAACTCAGTTTATATTATTGGTAATCCATTATCATACAGCCACATTGCAAGTGAAGGAACAGTTATTGGTTTAAGCAATAATACATCTTTAGACATCCCAACATTGTCCATCCAAACAAAAATATATAGTGGAAATAGCGGTAGCCCTGTTATTAACTCAGATGGTAAAGTTATTGCAGTTATCTATGCACGTAGTTTAGATAGTGAGCAACCAACAGCATTTGCAGTACCTACTTATGAATTTCATGACCAAGTTTCAGGTTTATTGAAAAAAAAATAA
- a CDS encoding sensor domain-containing diguanylate cyclase: MLTKKGIKLRYAIGILIIIIVICTAVVSGFASKNALKKSLMENYLESNYNYAKKLSTSTSDLFNDLQQNLNIIGEIAGSDALTQKDLDVWRSANNKHFNSIFITDKEGFIQLLSPEKIQYKGGVVVKSGTKIQSDTVKKALAIKQSFISDPYRATSGQMIMLISSPIFDRFGQYKGLVGGTIYLESDSVLNNTLKEHQYANGSYVYVVNRDGKLIYHPDSDRINEDVSENKVVQQLMKGNNGSSVITNVRGNEFFAGYAHEETTGWGIVSQTPTDVIEDPLHELLTQMFFRSLPLVVLILLLSWILANTLAKPINSLAKFSEDAITHKQHIVPKDWINGRIHIYEVHQLYHHISNHLNLLHSEVQLDGLTQLVNRKTFDIVIKEWIDANMSFAIIMLDIDHFKKVNDTYGHLVGDEVLKFLASIIKKVAREDDLCFRYGGEEFGILVKHINVEDAKKMAERLRQKVAETVSPTGQPITISLGVTVYREEDIDEKIIIQRADKALYCSKANGRNKVTVINE; encoded by the coding sequence ATGCTCACGAAAAAAGGTATAAAACTTCGTTATGCAATTGGTATTTTAATTATCATAATAGTAATATGTACTGCTGTTGTGAGTGGATTTGCTTCGAAAAATGCCTTGAAAAAGTCACTAATGGAAAATTATTTAGAAAGTAATTATAACTATGCTAAGAAACTATCAACAAGTACAAGTGATTTGTTTAATGATTTACAGCAAAATTTAAATATTATAGGTGAAATAGCTGGATCGGATGCATTAACTCAAAAAGATTTAGATGTATGGAGATCTGCAAATAATAAACATTTTAATTCAATTTTCATTACTGATAAAGAAGGATTCATTCAATTATTAAGTCCTGAGAAGATTCAGTACAAAGGTGGAGTTGTAGTAAAGTCAGGCACTAAAATTCAATCAGATACAGTCAAAAAAGCATTAGCTATCAAACAATCATTTATATCTGATCCCTATCGAGCAACTTCTGGTCAAATGATCATGCTTATTTCTTCTCCTATTTTTGATAGGTTCGGTCAATATAAGGGTCTTGTGGGTGGTACGATCTATCTAGAGAGTGATAGCGTATTGAACAACACTCTCAAAGAACATCAATACGCAAATGGTTCATATGTATATGTCGTAAATAGGGATGGAAAGTTAATATACCATCCTGATTCTGATCGAATTAATGAAGATGTTTCAGAAAATAAAGTAGTGCAGCAGTTAATGAAAGGCAATAATGGGTCATCTGTCATTACAAATGTAAGAGGGAATGAATTTTTTGCAGGATATGCGCATGAAGAAACGACTGGATGGGGGATCGTATCTCAGACGCCAACTGATGTGATTGAAGATCCTCTTCATGAACTGTTAACGCAGATGTTTTTCCGTTCTCTTCCATTAGTAGTGTTGATTTTGCTACTCTCATGGATTCTAGCTAATACCTTAGCTAAACCTATCAATAGTTTAGCAAAGTTCTCAGAGGACGCAATTACTCATAAACAACATATTGTTCCTAAGGACTGGATTAATGGACGAATACATATTTATGAAGTCCATCAACTTTACCATCATATTAGTAATCACTTAAATCTTCTCCATTCTGAAGTACAATTAGATGGGCTTACTCAATTAGTCAATCGTAAAACATTTGATATAGTGATCAAAGAATGGATAGATGCAAACATGTCATTTGCAATTATTATGTTGGATATTGATCATTTTAAAAAGGTAAATGATACATACGGTCATTTAGTAGGAGACGAAGTATTAAAGTTTCTAGCATCAATAATTAAAAAGGTAGCAAGAGAAGATGATTTGTGCTTTCGATATGGTGGAGAAGAATTTGGTATTTTAGTGAAACATATTAATGTGGAGGATGCCAAAAAAATGGCAGAAAGATTACGACAAAAAGTTGCAGAAACAGTAAGTCCAACTGGACAGCCTATTACAATTTCTCTTGGAGTTACTGTATACCGAGAAGAAGACATAGATGAGAAGATAATCATCCAAAGGGCAGATAAAGCTCTATATTGCTCAAAGGCTAATGGAAGAAACAAAGTTACAGTTATTAATGAATGA
- a CDS encoding DUF2935 domain-containing protein produces MQFYYGHQMPLRILDEAEFWKQQEVEHTVVIRELIPVLEEKYVNALLKWEEALSKTHQKVIRYIETVNRSAYYIPQQLLQSVLQLTHYCLQQSLDFIKLCQQIKTESAAVSKNSTAKVVLDHIIRESEYFVGISQALLYNH; encoded by the coding sequence ATGCAATTTTATTACGGGCATCAAATGCCATTGCGAATTTTAGATGAAGCTGAATTTTGGAAGCAACAAGAAGTCGAACATACCGTTGTTATTAGGGAACTTATCCCTGTTTTAGAAGAAAAATATGTGAATGCATTATTGAAATGGGAAGAAGCTCTTTCAAAAACACACCAGAAAGTAATCCGTTATATCGAAACCGTTAACCGCTCAGCCTACTACATACCACAACAATTACTACAATCCGTCTTACAACTTACACATTACTGCTTACAGCAAAGTTTAGACTTTATTAAACTGTGCCAACAAATTAAAACGGAAAGTGCCGCAGTTAGTAAAAATTCAACAGCTAAAGTGGTATTAGATCATATCATAAGAGAATCAGAATATTTCGTAGGGATTTCACAAGCACTATTGTACAATCATTAA
- a CDS encoding DNA adenine methylase: MSRVHKRKVKHLQPFLKWAGGKRQLLPILRNYFPTTFDTYYEPFVGAGAVLFDLAPKTAIINDVNEQLVNVYRSIKTDVDALLHLLDEHTLNHNKDYYYKVREWDRIDKIYTMTNIERAARILYLNKTCFNGLYRVNSKGQFNVPFGKYKLPNIVNEKVLRSVNTYLNQHQVTITNDDFAETVSDAKKGDFVYFDPPYVPINRTSSFTGYSKTGFGMDEQERLRDVFINLAERGCHIILSNSYTPYIRELYRDFRIETVQASRIINSKGNSRGKIFEAVILFDGNN, encoded by the coding sequence TTGAGTCGAGTACATAAGAGAAAAGTTAAACACCTTCAACCATTTTTAAAATGGGCTGGGGGTAAACGACAATTACTTCCTATCTTAAGAAACTATTTCCCTACAACATTTGATACTTACTACGAACCTTTTGTTGGCGCTGGTGCAGTACTTTTTGACTTAGCACCCAAAACAGCTATTATAAATGATGTAAATGAACAGCTAGTTAATGTCTATCGTTCAATCAAAACAGATGTAGATGCATTATTACATTTATTAGATGAACATACCTTAAACCATAATAAAGATTACTATTATAAAGTTCGGGAATGGGATAGAATTGATAAAATTTATACAATGACAAATATCGAGCGAGCAGCACGCATTCTATATTTAAATAAAACGTGTTTCAACGGTTTATACCGAGTTAATTCAAAGGGTCAATTTAACGTTCCCTTCGGAAAATACAAACTACCCAATATCGTTAATGAAAAAGTATTGCGTTCAGTTAACACATATTTAAATCAGCATCAGGTGACGATTACAAATGATGACTTTGCAGAAACAGTATCTGATGCGAAAAAAGGTGATTTCGTTTATTTTGATCCACCTTACGTTCCTATAAATCGAACATCATCCTTTACAGGCTATTCTAAAACTGGATTTGGAATGGATGAACAAGAAAGGTTACGAGATGTATTCATAAACCTTGCTGAACGTGGTTGCCATATAATATTATCTAACTCATATACGCCATACATTCGAGAACTGTATCGTGACTTTCGAATCGAAACCGTTCAAGCATCTAGGATTATTAATTCAAAAGGAAATTCCCGAGGCAAAATCTTCGAAGCAGTAATTCTTTTTGATGGAAATAATTAA
- a CDS encoding DUF2621 domain-containing protein, whose amino-acid sequence MLSGWFLWFILFWVVFLTGSLAIGGYFMFRKFLKRLPKEDGKSILDWEEDYINQTRHLWPQGQKDFLEELVQPVPELFRDVARQKIAGKIGELALKENATVISQDLVIRGYIIATPKRDHKFLIKTLKEKQINLAPYEQLF is encoded by the coding sequence GTGCTTTCAGGATGGTTTTTATGGTTTATTTTATTTTGGGTCGTTTTTTTAACTGGCTCTCTCGCAATTGGCGGATACTTCATGTTTCGTAAGTTTCTCAAGCGACTACCTAAAGAAGATGGAAAATCAATTTTGGATTGGGAAGAAGATTACATAAATCAAACGAGACACTTATGGCCACAGGGTCAGAAGGATTTCCTAGAAGAGCTTGTGCAACCTGTACCAGAGCTCTTTCGTGATGTAGCTAGACAAAAGATCGCTGGAAAAATTGGAGAACTTGCATTGAAAGAAAATGCAACGGTTATTTCTCAAGATTTAGTCATTCGTGGATACATTATTGCAACACCAAAACGCGATCATAAATTTTTGATAAAAACACTTAAAGAAAAGCAAATAAACCTTGCTCCGTATGAACAATTATTTTAG
- a CDS encoding CcdC family protein: MYVALSSIAAVCMAIIALIIRMKAAKKPATVKKIILPPLFMSTGALMFVLPVFRVTPAQVLEAISVGALFSIVLIKSSKFEVKNGDIYLQRSKAFVFILLGLLIFRIILKLILGQYIPFGETSGMFFLLAFGMIVPWRIAMYVKYRKLERELHIKA; this comes from the coding sequence ATGTATGTTGCATTAAGTTCAATTGCTGCCGTATGTATGGCTATTATCGCATTAATCATTCGGATGAAGGCAGCAAAAAAGCCTGCAACAGTTAAGAAGATAATATTACCGCCTCTATTTATGAGTACCGGAGCACTTATGTTCGTATTACCTGTTTTTCGAGTAACTCCTGCTCAGGTACTTGAAGCAATAAGTGTTGGCGCTTTGTTCTCGATAGTTTTAATTAAAAGTTCTAAGTTTGAAGTGAAAAATGGTGATATATATCTTCAACGTTCTAAGGCATTTGTTTTTATTTTACTAGGTTTACTTATATTTCGGATTATCCTAAAATTAATCTTAGGTCAATATATTCCATTTGGTGAGACAAGTGGTATGTTCTTCTTACTGGCATTTGGAATGATTGTTCCTTGGCGAATTGCTATGTATGTGAAATATCGGAAGCTCGAAAGGGAGTTACATATAAAAGCATAG
- a CDS encoding response regulator, protein MARLLVVDDAKFIRLTLSNILENGGHEVVAEAENGQEAIELYDKVKPDLVTLDITMPVMNGIETVRKIKSIDTQAKIIMCSAMGQQRMVVEAIEAGAKDFIVKPFDETRVLDAIDRVLE, encoded by the coding sequence ATGGCAAGGCTTTTAGTAGTAGATGACGCGAAATTCATTCGTTTAACGTTATCGAATATTCTAGAAAATGGTGGACATGAAGTCGTTGCTGAGGCAGAGAATGGTCAGGAAGCAATTGAGTTATATGATAAAGTAAAACCGGATCTTGTTACGTTGGATATTACGATGCCTGTAATGAACGGTATTGAAACGGTACGAAAAATTAAGTCAATAGACACTCAAGCAAAAATAATTATGTGCTCTGCGATGGGCCAGCAAAGAATGGTAGTTGAAGCAATCGAAGCTGGTGCAAAAGATTTTATCGTTAAACCATTCGATGAAACAAGAGTACTTGATGCAATTGATCGTGTATTAGAATAA
- a CDS encoding Na(+)/H(+) antiporter subunit B, whose translation MKTNDLILKMTTTMIAFVILAFSFYLFFAGHNAPGGGFIGGLMTSAAFVLMYLTYGFGTMKKVVVINFRTLIPIGLTVAVGTAMGSFLFGVPFLSHTFKHLHDIPLLGDPEVATAMLFDLGVYLTVIGVTMTIILSIAEDA comes from the coding sequence ATGAAAACAAATGATTTAATTCTTAAGATGACGACAACAATGATTGCTTTTGTCATCCTAGCTTTTTCATTTTATTTATTTTTCGCTGGACATAACGCACCAGGTGGAGGCTTTATTGGAGGATTAATGACATCTGCTGCATTTGTCTTAATGTATCTTACATATGGATTTGGTACGATGAAGAAGGTTGTTGTAATTAACTTTCGTACATTAATTCCAATTGGTCTTACAGTTGCAGTAGGTACGGCTATGGGTTCATTTCTGTTTGGTGTGCCATTCTTGAGTCATACTTTTAAGCATCTACATGATATCCCATTACTTGGTGACCCTGAAGTTGCTACAGCGATGTTATTTGATTTAGGAGTATATTTAACAGTTATTGGTGTTACAATGACAATTATTTTATCAATTGCTGAAGATGCTTAA
- a CDS encoding cytochrome c biogenesis CcdA family protein, whose protein sequence is MNEVNVFLAFGAGFLSFISPCCLPLYPAFLSYITGVSVSELKNENAMLQRRAMLHTLFFLIGFSIIFLVLGMSTTLIGSIFIQYDDLIRQVGAILIIFFGFVVVGILKPDFLMKDRKVKFQNRPSGYFGSVLIGLGFAAGWTPCTGPILAAVLAMSVSDPGSGLFYMGAYTLGFAIPFFVMSFFIGRMQWIRKNNHKIVQIGGYLMIVMGVFLFFDWMTKISSYFINIFGGFTGF, encoded by the coding sequence ATGAACGAAGTGAATGTATTTTTGGCTTTTGGGGCTGGGTTTCTTTCCTTTATTTCCCCATGTTGCTTACCACTTTATCCTGCGTTTCTATCGTATATAACAGGTGTAAGTGTCTCAGAATTGAAGAATGAGAATGCGATGTTACAACGACGTGCGATGTTACATACATTGTTTTTCCTAATTGGATTCTCTATTATTTTCCTAGTATTAGGAATGTCAACTACATTGATTGGGAGTATTTTTATTCAATACGATGATTTAATTCGTCAAGTAGGTGCAATTTTAATTATCTTCTTCGGTTTTGTTGTTGTCGGAATTTTAAAACCCGACTTTTTAATGAAGGATAGAAAAGTAAAATTTCAAAATCGACCGTCTGGTTATTTTGGATCAGTCTTAATTGGCTTAGGCTTTGCTGCTGGTTGGACACCTTGTACAGGGCCGATTCTTGCTGCTGTTTTAGCGATGAGTGTTTCTGATCCGGGTTCAGGACTTTTCTACATGGGTGCATATACACTTGGCTTTGCGATTCCGTTCTTTGTAATGTCGTTTTTCATTGGAAGGATGCAATGGATTCGAAAAAATAACCATAAGATTGTACAAATTGGTGGATATTTGATGATTGTGATGGGTGTTTTCTTATTCTTTGATTGGATGACGAAAATTTCTTCATACTTCATTAACATTTTTGGTGGTTTTACAGGCTTTTAA